Genomic window (Marinobacter fonticola):
TCGCACGGGTCATCATGTCGCCACCCGTGCCGTCCATGGTGATGTTGACCTGCGGCTGACCATTCTCGTCAAACGCCTGCTGGGCGTTGGCCACATTCTCGCCGGTGACAATAATCTCTTGCTCCAAACGCGCGGTACGGTCGGCGTTATCCCGGAAGGGATACACCTCGGTGGCGCTGTCGGGGGCATCCTGCCGAGCTTCAATCCGGAATTCCAGGTTGGCGGTTGCGCCTAATACCCGCTTGGCCTGAGCCGTGTCCTGCACACCGGGCAACTCGACCACAATACGGTCGCGACCCTGGCGCTGAACCAACGGTTCGGCAACACCCAGTTCGTTAACACGGTTGCGGATGGTGGTGAGGTTCTGCTGGAGGGCGTAATCCTCTATCTGAGTCACTTCCTGTTCGGAGAGCGTCAACACCAGCTTCGGCTGACCATCCTCACCTTCGGTCTCATCCAGCAGGAACTGATTGTACTGATTGCGAACGAGGTCGAACGCCTCCTCGCGAGAGGCCTCGTCGCGGAATGTCAGTTCAATGGTATTGCCTTCACCGACGTCGCCACCGCGATAACGGATGCGCTCTTCGCGCAACTCACGCTTCATCTCACTGGCAAAAACCTCGAGTCGCTTCTGCAGCGCGCTTGCCATATCGACTTCGAGCAGGAAGTGAACGCCGCCGCGCAAATCCAGGCCCAACTTCATGGGGCCGGCCCCGATACTGCGCAGCCATTCAGGCGTTGTCGGTGCCATGTTTAAGGCCACTAGGTATTCACGGCCCAGAGCCTCCTGCACAACAGGACGTGCCTTGAGCTGGGCTTCTGCATTATTGACCCGGATAAGCGCGTCAGGGGGATTCAAGGACGCGTCCTTGACCTCGATGCCGCCCTGCTGCAACGCCTCGACCGCTTGATTGAGGGTGGCCTGATCGACTTGGGTGCTACTGCGAGCACCGGTGATCTGGATCGCATAGTCGTCGGGAAAGAGGTTGGGCAATGCGTAGATGAAACCGATCACAACCGCGACCAGAATCACGAGGTTTTTCCAGAGCGGGAATTTATTGAGCATGGAATGCCTTGTTTGCTGGACCAAGCCAGCCCTGTGTCATTCTTTAATACCTGCCGCAGCCGGGCGTTGGATCGACTGCGCCTCTATCAGCACCCGGCCAGGATGGCTCCAGGACCCGATAAAACAAGGGGCACGTGCGTGCCCCTCAGGAAGGTTTTAGATGTCTTTCAAGGTGCCTTTTGGCAGCACGGTGGCTACGGCAACCTTCTGAACCCTAACTTCCACATTGTCAGCCACTTCGACCACGATGAAATCGTCGGTGACCTTGGTGATGCGGCCGGCAATACCACCGGATGTCACCACCTCGTCGCCCTTGTTCAAACCCGCCATCAGTGACTTATGCTCCTTGGCACGCTTGGATTGCGGGCGCCAGATCAGGAGGTAGAAGATCAAGATAAAGCCGGCAAAGAAAATGATCTGGCCGATGACGCCCATACCCTGGCCTGCAGCAGGATCCTGTGCAAATGCCATCGCCGGAAACGCCGCGAGGCTGACAGTAAGCGCGTTGAGCAAAGCTTTCATTCGTGTACTCCGTTATTGATTAAAATCCGGGCCCGACTCGTTATCCGGTAGTGGGCGCACATCAGTCTTCAGATTCGGCGGTCATGGCCGGCACAGGCTGTCCCCGACGTGCATAGAACTGTTCGATAAAGTCCGACAATGTACCTGCTTCAATGGCACCACGCAATCCGGCCATCAGGTTCTGATAATACCGCAGGTTATGGATGGTATTGAGTTGCGAACCGAGCATTTCGCCGCAGCGGTCGAGATGGTGCAGATAGCCCCGAGAAAAGTGCTCGCAGGTATAGCAGTCGCACCGGTCGTCGAGAGGACGGGTATCGCTACGGTGCTTGGCGTTACGGATTTTCACCACGCCTTCGGAGGTGAACAAATGCCCGTTGCGGGCATTGCGGGTGGGCATGACGCAGTCGAACATATCCACGCCGCGGCGTACGGCTTCGACGATATCCTCGGGCTTGCCCACGCCCATGAGGTAACGTGGGCAGTCGGCCGGCATCAACGGCGGCAAGCGGTCGAGGATATGGATCATCTCTTCCTTGGGCTCACCCACCGACAGCCCGCCGATGGCATAACCTTCGAAACCGATATCGACCAGTCCCTCCAGAGAACGCTCCCGAAGCGGCGGGTACATGCCGCCCTGGACGATACCGAACAGCGCCGAAGGACTGTCGCCATGGGCCTCCTTGCTACGCTTGGCCCAGCGCAAGGACATTTCCATGGAGTCTTCAGCCTGCTTTTCCGTGGCTGGATAAGGCGTGCATTCATCGAAGATCATGACGATATCCGCACCCAAGTCACGCTGGACCTGCATGGATATTTCCGGCGATAGCTCCACCGGTGCGCCGTCGACGGGCGAGCGGAAGGTCACGCCTTGCTCCGTGATTTTGCGCATTTCTCCCAGACTGAAAACCTGAAAGCCGCCAGAATCGGTCAGAATCGGTCCCTGCCACTGGGTAAAATCGTGCAGGTCGCCGTGCTGCTTGATCACCTCTGTGCCCGGGCGCAGCATCAGATGGAAGGTATTACCCAGAATAATCTGGGCGCCGATGCCCTCGATATCCCGCGGCAACATGCCCTTCACCGTGCCGTAGGTGCCGACCGGCATAAAAGCCGGGGTCTGGACCTCTCCTCTAGGAAAAGTCAGGGTTCCTCGCCGCGCTTTGCCATCCGTCGCGCTGGTTTCGAAGGACATAAAACAACGGTCACTCATTGATCTAACTCCTGAAGCGCTTGCTCAGCCTGAACCGACATCCGCTGGCCGGTGACAAACATGGCATCGCCATAACTGAAAAAACGGTAGCGTTCGTTCACAGCTTCCCGATAGGCCTTCATGACTGCGTCATAGCCGGCGAAGGCGCTAACCAGCATGATGAGCGTGGATTCCGGTAGATGGAAGTTGGTCACTAGCGCGTCGATACACTGGAAGCGGTAACCCGGGTAAATGAAGATGTCGGTTTCGCCCTGAAATGGCTTCAATTCGCCATCGCGAGACGCGGACTCCAGAGAGCGCACTGATGTCGTTCCCACGGCGACAACCCGGCCGCCCCGTGCCCGCGTGCGATAAATCGCATCGACAGTCGCTTGTGGCACTTCAGCGACCTCACTGTGCATTCGATGTTCTTCAATCGTGTCCACCCGTACTGGCTGGAACGTGCCTGCACCGACATGCAGCGTGACAAACGCCTGCTCTACACCACGCTTTGTCAGCGCCGTCAGCATGGACTCATCGAAGTGCAGTCCCGCGGTCGGCGCTGCAACCGCCCCCGGATCGCGGGCGTAAACCGTCTGGTAGCGTTCCCGGTCGGTGGATTCGTCAGGACGATCTACGTAGGGCGGCAAGGGCATATGCCCCACAGCCTCCAGCAGCGAGAGCACGGAATCGGCGCCCTCTTCCAGCGCCAAACGGAACAACGCATCCCGACGCTCGACCATACGGAAAGCGCCGCCCCCCTCAATCCGTACCAATTGGCCTGGCTTCGGCGATTTAGAGGATCGGATATGAGCCAGCAACTCGCGCTGATCGAGAACCCGCTCCACCAGGATTTCCAGCTTGCCGCCGGTTTCTTTCTGGCCAAACAGACGAGCCGGGATCACGCGGGTATTGTTGAATACCAATAGGTCGCCGGGTTCGAGCCGATCAAGAAGATCACGGAAATGCCCATGACTGACGGCACCGTTGAGTCCGTCCAGGTGCAGCATGCGGCTTGCTGTGCGTTCTTCGAGGGGGTAACGCGCGATGAGTTCATCCGGAAGGTCGTAATGGAAATCAGAGACTTTCATGGAGGCTCAACCCAATCTTGGCAAGGGGACCTATCGCTAAGGCCTATCACTAGGACCTGTCATTAGAGAACGGGCCAAAGGTTGGCTCAGATCCCGGAGGGTGCGCTATACATTCTGGAATTTGGTGCCGGGGGTGGGACTTGAACCCACACGCAGTTGCCTGCACGAGATTTTGAATCTCGCGTGTCTACCGATTTCACCACCCCGGCGACTGGAGAGTGTGGCGATTATACTGAGGCGAATTTCAACGTCAACAGAAGCCCCGCAAAAAAGCGGGGCCAAAATACTAAAAAAACGAATCAGAGACGATCGAACAACGACAGTTGCGACACCTGGGCAAAGGACTGCTGCGCGGCCTGCAGCACAAAGCTTTGGAAGCTCAGATTGCTCACCGCCTCGGCGTAGTCCACGTCTTCCAGTTTGGAGCGAATATCCTTCGAGTACAGTGCCGAGTCGTCTAAGAATCCCTGGGTGGACTCCACGGCGTTCATTCTGCCGCCAAGCTCTGTCTGTTTCAGCAGGATGCTTTCTTGCGCGTTGTCCAGATTGGCTAGCGATTCGGAAATGAAAGCGTCGTACTGGGCCCGCCCCATACCTGAAGATTTCTCCATCGAGTCGAGACCCGCGATGAGGTTTTCGATAGTGCCGAAAACGGACTGCTTTTTGTTGATAGCAATACTGAACTCGTCGCCGTCCTGAGCGTCATTAACCGTCATTTTCACCCCGGCGACTTCGAACTCGTCGCCGACGCTAGGTGCAGGCGTGGGCGTAAGATCGGTGCCGTCCGGGCTGGTTACGGATATTTGGCCACCGAGACCGACAGAAACGGTTAGATCGTCCGGTACACGGGGAGCGAACGCGTCCTTCAGCGCTTGTGCGTTTGTCAATTCAAGGCCCGAGACATAGCTGCCGCCACTATTAGCCGCATTCGGAACAGCGGTAATAGCAGCCGGAACCGCGGCAAATATACCCTTGCCATGATCACTGATCGCCACAGTGACGCCGTCGTCGATTTCCAGCTTGCGCTGGCCCTCGTCACCATTGTATTGCCAACTGCCGTCGGGTTGTTTAACAAAGGCCGGTTGCGAGCCCTGGAAACCGCTGAAGATATACTCGCCGGACGCATCGCGGGTATTGGCGACATTCGCCAGCTGGCCCAAACGCTCTTTCAACTCCGAGGAAATCGACTGGCGGTCGTTGGCCGACAACGAACCGTTCCCCGCTTGTACCGTCAGCTCGCGAACACGTTGAATAATATCGACTGCACTGGAAAGCGCGCCCTCTTCCTGCTGCAGCCGATTACTCGCAAGGTCCGCATTGCGCTGATAGGTCTCAATGCGCTTGACCTCCTGATCCAGCTTGAGAATGCGAGCAGCGGCCACAGGGTCGTCGGACGGCCTGTTCACCTTCTTGCCCGTGGAAATCTGCTCCTGAGTATTGTTCAGGTTGCTGTTCAATTCCTGCAGCCTGTTAATACCGCTGGAAAAAACCTGTTGCGAAGAAATTCGAATCATTCGGCATCACCTCGCCCCGAGACCGGAGCCATTATCGGAAGCTTTGCAGCAATGTGTTAAACAAGTCCTGAGCCACGGAAATGACCTGAGCTGAGGCGTTGTAGGCAGCCTGGTATTGGATCAGCCTGCCGGCCTCCTCATCCAAATTCACGCCAGACACCGATTCGCGCTGGTTGGTGGCTTGTTCGAGCAGGGTGCTGCCGGCTTCCAGATCGAGCTGACTTTGGCGGGTCTTCACGCCAACGTCCTCAACTAATCCGGCATAGCCCTCGGCAAAGCTTTGACTGGCGCCGTTCATCGTATTGGCGGTACCGAGTGCCGCCAGAAGCTCGGCATTGCGGTTGTCCGAGACGCCGCCGGCGTTGAACGCTATGTTGAACGTATCGCCCGGTTCCGGCTGGCCAGAGACGCTGTACTGGAAGCCTTGGTACGCAGGGCCGTCATTGGGCGAGTCGCTGAACAGCGTGTTAGCTTGCCCGGTTTTAAAAGTATCCCGGTTAAGCTCACTGCCATTGGCGTCGGTGACAACGAATTCCAATTCATCCCTCGCGTTGAGCTCAAAGCTGACCTCAAGCGGACCGTTCGCAAGGTTTTGCCGTTCCGTGAATCCGGGCAATAACGCGTTGGTAATCGGATTCCGGACATTAAGCATCGTGCCCTGTGTGATCGTTCCCGACCCTTTGTTCGCGTCCGCCGTGGTCGCCTTGATCGGGCTTGCCAGTGCCAGATCCTCATCCCGGCGGACCTCCAATCCGATATTGGCCGCGGCGTTACGTGTGGGCTGGATCCGGAAGCTATCGCCCGCATTGATCGAGCCGCCTTCAAACCGGATGTTGAA
Coding sequences:
- the secD gene encoding protein translocase subunit SecD, which encodes MLNKFPLWKNLVILVAVVIGFIYALPNLFPDDYAIQITGARSSTQVDQATLNQAVEALQQGGIEVKDASLNPPDALIRVNNAEAQLKARPVVQEALGREYLVALNMAPTTPEWLRSIGAGPMKLGLDLRGGVHFLLEVDMASALQKRLEVFASEMKRELREERIRYRGGDVGEGNTIELTFRDEASREEAFDLVRNQYNQFLLDETEGEDGQPKLVLTLSEQEVTQIEDYALQQNLTTIRNRVNELGVAEPLVQRQGRDRIVVELPGVQDTAQAKRVLGATANLEFRIEARQDAPDSATEVYPFRDNADRTARLEQEIIVTGENVANAQQAFDENGQPQVNITMDGTGGDMMTRATRDAIKRRMAVLFIEYRTETVERRVDGEMREVEERKVERSIISLATIQSTLGSSFRITGLDSTTEAAELALLLRAGSLAAPMYFVQERTIGPSLGQKNIDAGVMSVTVGLALVLLYMLVYYRFFGLVANTALAINLMLLVACMSILSATLTLPGIAGIVLTVGMAVDANVLIFERIKEELRLGVPPQSAINAGFSRAFVSIFDANITTLLVAIILFAMGSGPVKGFAVTLCIGILTSMFTALLVSRAIINMIYGGRKVEKLAIGGKLANG
- the yajC gene encoding preprotein translocase subunit YajC — encoded protein: MKALLNALTVSLAAFPAMAFAQDPAAGQGMGVIGQIIFFAGFILIFYLLIWRPQSKRAKEHKSLMAGLNKGDEVVTSGGIAGRITKVTDDFIVVEVADNVEVRVQKVAVATVLPKGTLKDI
- the tgt gene encoding tRNA guanosine(34) transglycosylase Tgt; translated protein: MSFETSATDGKARRGTLTFPRGEVQTPAFMPVGTYGTVKGMLPRDIEGIGAQIILGNTFHLMLRPGTEVIKQHGDLHDFTQWQGPILTDSGGFQVFSLGEMRKITEQGVTFRSPVDGAPVELSPEISMQVQRDLGADIVMIFDECTPYPATEKQAEDSMEMSLRWAKRSKEAHGDSPSALFGIVQGGMYPPLRERSLEGLVDIGFEGYAIGGLSVGEPKEEMIHILDRLPPLMPADCPRYLMGVGKPEDIVEAVRRGVDMFDCVMPTRNARNGHLFTSEGVVKIRNAKHRSDTRPLDDRCDCYTCEHFSRGYLHHLDRCGEMLGSQLNTIHNLRYYQNLMAGLRGAIEAGTLSDFIEQFYARRGQPVPAMTAESED
- the queA gene encoding tRNA preQ1(34) S-adenosylmethionine ribosyltransferase-isomerase QueA, with amino-acid sequence MKVSDFHYDLPDELIARYPLEERTASRMLHLDGLNGAVSHGHFRDLLDRLEPGDLLVFNNTRVIPARLFGQKETGGKLEILVERVLDQRELLAHIRSSKSPKPGQLVRIEGGGAFRMVERRDALFRLALEEGADSVLSLLEAVGHMPLPPYVDRPDESTDRERYQTVYARDPGAVAAPTAGLHFDESMLTALTKRGVEQAFVTLHVGAGTFQPVRVDTIEEHRMHSEVAEVPQATVDAIYRTRARGGRVVAVGTTSVRSLESASRDGELKPFQGETDIFIYPGYRFQCIDALVTNFHLPESTLIMLVSAFAGYDAVMKAYREAVNERYRFFSYGDAMFVTGQRMSVQAEQALQELDQ
- the flgL gene encoding flagellar hook-associated protein FlgL, encoding MIRISSQQVFSSGINRLQELNSNLNNTQEQISTGKKVNRPSDDPVAAARILKLDQEVKRIETYQRNADLASNRLQQEEGALSSAVDIIQRVRELTVQAGNGSLSANDRQSISSELKERLGQLANVANTRDASGEYIFSGFQGSQPAFVKQPDGSWQYNGDEGQRKLEIDDGVTVAISDHGKGIFAAVPAAITAVPNAANSGGSYVSGLELTNAQALKDAFAPRVPDDLTVSVGLGGQISVTSPDGTDLTPTPAPSVGDEFEVAGVKMTVNDAQDGDEFSIAINKKQSVFGTIENLIAGLDSMEKSSGMGRAQYDAFISESLANLDNAQESILLKQTELGGRMNAVESTQGFLDDSALYSKDIRSKLEDVDYAEAVSNLSFQSFVLQAAQQSFAQVSQLSLFDRL